The following are from one region of the Ignavibacteriota bacterium genome:
- a CDS encoding FtsQ-type POTRA domain-containing protein encodes MSERKSKFFGLAVFLMLVFGFSYLIITGSNSSAKEIYSRIEINGNNLLDAAEYLRYAGLIDSTEFNDLTLLEVKQKIEKHPYLRKAEVEFDGVNTILVEVQEKEIKAALLQKNELKLLTGDLKILPLFPPAEIESLPVISSMQTKSKKSFNEKEINFAFRIIDAISMSDTSMRKNLAEINLRKGGDVILTFTGLKFPVLFGKSDEVLKTLVLKDLWNQLINAENNYEKIDYVDLRYKNKVFIGKRKIELANR; translated from the coding sequence TTGAGCGAAAGAAAAAGTAAATTTTTTGGACTCGCTGTCTTTTTAATGCTTGTCTTCGGATTTTCATATCTGATAATTACTGGTTCTAATTCCAGTGCAAAAGAAATATACAGTCGGATTGAAATCAACGGAAATAATCTGCTTGATGCTGCCGAATATCTTCGTTATGCGGGTCTGATTGATTCTACAGAATTTAATGACTTAACACTGTTAGAAGTAAAACAAAAAATTGAAAAACATCCCTACCTAAGAAAAGCGGAAGTTGAATTCGATGGTGTAAACACAATCCTGGTTGAGGTTCAAGAGAAAGAGATAAAAGCCGCTCTGCTTCAAAAGAATGAATTAAAACTTTTGACCGGTGATTTGAAAATACTTCCGCTTTTCCCCCCTGCTGAAATAGAAAGTTTGCCGGTTATCTCAAGCATGCAAACTAAAAGCAAAAAAAGTTTTAATGAAAAGGAAATTAATTTTGCTTTCAGGATTATTGATGCAATCAGCATGAGTGATACGAGCATGCGAAAAAATCTTGCTGAGATAAATTTGAGGAAAGGTGGAGACGTTATACTTACTTTTACCGGATTAAAATTTCCGGTTTTGTTTGGAAAGAGTGATGAAGTCCTGAAGACACTAGTACTAAAAGATTTATGGAATCAACTGATCAATGCAGAAAATAATTATGAAAAAATTGATTATGTGGATCTCAGATATAAAAACAAAGTATTCATCGGTAAACGAAAAATAGAGTTGGCAAACAGATGA
- a CDS encoding UDP-N-acetylmuramate--L-alanine ligase: protein MFKSIKKIHFVGIGGIGMSGIAEILMNQGFEVSGSDLHLSEVTKRLEELGAKIYEGHSAENVKDVDVLVYSSAVIPDNPEVRAASDKNIPIIKRAEMLAETMRMQYGIGIAGTHGKTTTTSMVGLTLTEGGIDPTIIVGGKLSGLGGTNARLGNGEFIVVEADEFDRTFLKLTPTIAAITTLEREHLDTYKDIDDIKTAFIEFANKVPFYGFVVICLDEPALQDIIPSINKTVFTYGITAQADVRAIDIEFEGFSGKYTVIYKGKELGQIKLNIPGEHYVKNSLVAVTIGMELGINFNTIKQALEKFTGVYRRFETKYQNDILVLDDYAHHPTETAATLAGIRAAWDRRLVVVFQPHLYSRTRDFYQDFGRSFLNSDVFLCTDIYPAREKPIDGINGEMIANITKKYGHKNVIYVQDKKDIPQKLMELKKKDDIIVTMGAGDIWKYGEKFVELLKEVKH from the coding sequence GTGTTTAAAAGTATTAAGAAAATACATTTCGTTGGAATTGGTGGTATCGGGATGAGCGGTATTGCGGAAATTCTCATGAATCAGGGATTCGAAGTATCCGGTTCAGACCTTCATCTTTCTGAAGTAACCAAAAGACTAGAAGAGCTCGGTGCAAAAATTTATGAAGGACACTCAGCCGAAAATGTGAAAGATGTTGACGTACTTGTTTATTCATCCGCAGTTATTCCTGACAATCCTGAAGTAAGAGCCGCTTCAGATAAAAATATCCCGATAATTAAACGTGCAGAAATGCTTGCTGAAACAATGAGGATGCAGTACGGAATTGGTATTGCCGGAACTCACGGAAAAACAACTACTACTTCGATGGTTGGTTTAACTTTAACAGAAGGTGGAATTGATCCCACAATTATTGTTGGCGGAAAATTGAGTGGTCTTGGTGGAACAAATGCGAGACTCGGTAATGGTGAATTCATTGTTGTTGAAGCAGATGAGTTTGACAGAACATTTTTAAAGCTTACACCTACTATTGCTGCAATTACTACACTTGAAAGAGAACATCTCGATACTTACAAGGATATCGATGATATTAAAACAGCATTCATCGAGTTTGCAAACAAAGTTCCGTTTTATGGTTTTGTTGTTATTTGTCTTGATGAACCAGCACTTCAGGATATTATCCCATCAATTAATAAAACAGTATTCACGTATGGAATTACTGCACAGGCAGATGTTCGTGCAATCGATATTGAATTTGAAGGATTCAGCGGAAAATATACTGTTATCTACAAGGGAAAAGAACTCGGACAAATTAAACTTAACATCCCCGGCGAACATTATGTTAAAAATTCATTGGTGGCAGTTACAATTGGAATGGAGCTCGGAATAAATTTCAACACAATCAAACAAGCTCTGGAAAAATTCACAGGCGTTTACAGAAGATTTGAAACAAAATATCAGAATGATATTCTTGTCCTTGATGATTATGCACACCATCCAACTGAGACTGCTGCAACACTCGCAGGGATAAGAGCTGCGTGGGACAGAAGATTGGTAGTAGTTTTTCAGCCTCATCTCTATTCACGAACACGCGATTTTTATCAGGATTTTGGAAGGTCTTTTTTGAACTCTGATGTTTTTCTGTGCACAGATATTTATCCTGCAAGAGAGAAACCAATTGATGGAATCAATGGTGAGATGATCGCAAATATCACAAAGAAATACGGTCATAAAAATGTGATTTATGTTCAGGATAAAAAAGATATTCCCCAAAAATTAATGGAACTAAAAAAGAAAGACGATATAATAGTTACAATGGGAGCTGGTGACATCTGGAAATACGGAGAGAAATTTGTTGAATTACTTAAGGAGGTAAAACATTGA
- the ftsA gene encoding cell division protein FtsA, translating to MKKEVIAGIDLGTTKVCAVIAELEEGKQSFNILGFGIAPSEGLHKGLVANIGKTSEAIKEAMSIATNRAGLNITSVNVGVAGEHITSIRHRNYVTISSEEKEITKKDLERLEADVRTIRIPSDRQILHIIPEEFSVDHQPGIENPIGMSGSRLEASNHVVLASIPAIQNIKKSVERSGLKVKDYILQPIASSTSVLEDSEKDLGVVLLDIGGGTTDIAIYHKKSIKHTKVIGIAGNQVTNDIRESLGVVTEEAEKLKKEYGYAIETAIIKDEDILIKGVGARGNTKIPISLLTQIISLRMRELFTLIDNEIRSAGYKNKVKAGIVLTGGGSLLRGCPELAEEVFGLPARIGVPQELGEGLSNEIESPEFATVAGLIKGIPGGKSSEYQIIKRKKEAKNSIKLFVKRVQEFFDEL from the coding sequence ATGAAAAAAGAAGTTATTGCTGGAATCGATTTAGGTACAACTAAAGTTTGTGCAGTAATTGCAGAACTGGAAGAAGGAAAACAATCTTTTAATATTCTTGGTTTTGGAATTGCTCCTTCTGAAGGTTTACATAAAGGTCTTGTTGCAAATATCGGAAAGACTTCTGAAGCAATTAAGGAAGCAATGTCTATTGCAACAAACCGTGCCGGGTTAAATATCACTTCAGTTAATGTTGGCGTAGCAGGCGAACACATTACCAGCATAAGACACAGAAACTATGTAACAATAAGCAGTGAAGAAAAAGAAATAACTAAAAAAGATCTCGAACGATTAGAAGCTGATGTCAGAACAATAAGGATTCCTTCAGACAGACAGATACTTCACATAATTCCCGAAGAATTTTCTGTCGATCATCAACCCGGAATAGAAAATCCGATTGGTATGTCTGGTTCACGATTGGAAGCGAGCAATCATGTAGTTCTTGCATCAATTCCTGCAATACAAAACATAAAAAAATCTGTGGAGCGTTCCGGATTAAAGGTAAAAGACTATATTCTTCAACCAATCGCTTCAAGCACATCAGTTCTGGAAGATAGTGAAAAAGATCTTGGTGTTGTTCTTTTGGATATTGGCGGAGGAACAACTGATATAGCTATTTATCATAAAAAGTCTATCAAGCATACTAAAGTTATTGGCATCGCCGGCAACCAGGTAACTAATGATATTCGTGAATCGCTTGGAGTTGTTACAGAAGAAGCAGAGAAATTGAAAAAGGAATACGGGTATGCTATCGAAACAGCAATCATTAAAGATGAAGATATATTGATTAAGGGTGTTGGAGCCAGAGGAAATACAAAAATCCCGATAAGTCTTCTAACCCAAATTATAAGTCTGAGAATGAGAGAATTATTTACGCTAATTGATAATGAAATAAGAAGTGCAGGATACAAGAATAAAGTGAAAGCAGGAATTGTTTTAACAGGAGGAGGATCGCTGCTGCGCGGTTGTCCTGAATTAGCTGAAGAAGTTTTTGGATTACCTGCACGGATTGGAGTTCCACAGGAACTTGGTGAGGGTCTGTCCAATGAAATTGAAAGTCCGGAGTTTGCTACCGTTGCAGGATTGATTAAAGGAATACCGGGCGGTAAATCCAGTGAATATCAGATTATTAAAAGAAAAAAAGAAGCTAAGAACTCAATTAAACTATTTGTAAAAAGAGTACAGGAATTTTTTGATGAATTATAA
- a CDS encoding phospho-N-acetylmuramoyl-pentapeptide-transferase, with the protein MLYYLFEYINKLYSPPGFNIFRFLTFRSALAAITGLFLAFYLGPKIIRALQKNQIGEAKKQDAPQTHWSKAGTPTMGGLIIIFSAVVPVLLWGDLTSIYIILILGGTVWLSLVGFVDDYLKVVKKFPKGLIGRYKIIGQIIIGLVVGAVIYFSPEFANYNTLTTVPFLKNVNLDLSIFYIPVVIFIITATSNAVNLTDGLDGLAIGIIAIVMIALAFLSYVSGNIIFADYLNIIYLPGSGELTVFVAALVGASLGFLWYNAYPAQVFMGDTGSLALGGAFGILAVLIKKELFIPILGGVFFMETISVIVQKVYFKYTKKKFGQGRRVFKMAPIHHHFELLGWAEPKIVVRFYIIAIILAIVTLVSFKIR; encoded by the coding sequence ATGCTTTACTATTTATTTGAATATATAAATAAACTTTATTCACCTCCGGGATTTAACATATTCCGGTTCCTGACATTCAGGTCAGCATTAGCAGCAATAACAGGATTGTTTTTGGCATTTTATCTCGGACCAAAAATAATTCGTGCATTACAGAAGAATCAGATTGGTGAAGCAAAAAAGCAAGATGCTCCTCAAACTCATTGGTCAAAAGCTGGAACACCCACGATGGGAGGATTAATAATAATTTTTTCTGCAGTTGTGCCGGTTTTGCTTTGGGGTGACTTAACAAGCATATATATAATATTAATTCTTGGTGGTACTGTTTGGTTGAGTCTCGTTGGTTTTGTTGATGATTATCTGAAAGTAGTAAAAAAATTTCCAAAAGGTTTGATCGGCAGATATAAAATCATTGGTCAGATTATTATTGGACTGGTTGTTGGTGCAGTAATTTATTTCTCTCCCGAGTTTGCAAATTACAACACATTAACCACCGTACCATTTTTAAAAAATGTTAATCTTGATCTTTCAATTTTTTATATACCAGTTGTCATATTTATTATAACAGCAACTTCAAATGCAGTGAACTTAACTGACGGATTAGATGGGCTTGCAATCGGAATTATTGCGATAGTAATGATTGCACTTGCATTTCTAAGCTATGTTAGCGGCAACATAATTTTTGCAGATTACCTGAACATAATTTATTTACCCGGCTCGGGTGAGCTAACTGTGTTTGTTGCAGCTTTAGTTGGTGCGTCGCTTGGATTTCTTTGGTACAACGCATATCCGGCTCAGGTTTTTATGGGTGATACCGGTTCGCTTGCACTTGGCGGCGCGTTTGGGATTCTTGCTGTGCTTATTAAGAAAGAATTGTTCATCCCGATTCTTGGTGGCGTTTTTTTTATGGAGACAATTTCAGTTATCGTTCAAAAAGTTTATTTCAAATACACAAAAAAAAAATTTGGACAGGGCAGGAGAGTTTTTAAAATGGCTCCAATTCATCATCACTTTGAATTGCTGGGATGGGCGGAGCCAAAAATTGTTGTTCGCTTTTACATCATTGCGATCATCCTGGCTATTGTAACTCTTGTTTCATTTAAGATAAGATAA
- a CDS encoding cell division protein FtsW → MKKLGLTIFFDVFVLMLLGLTIVLSASSTYSVFKFDSVFYLFKSHLFKVFLGIGAIILFAFIPYEYYRRLSKPAIIATAFLLIVTLLFAPNIKGANRWLNLGIITVQPADIAKLVLVIHLALLLEVKANVIDNYRHGFLYLYIWIIGISGLIMLQPNISSGIMLILISLTVIYTGGAKLKHILVSMMFSGIVIGSAAMIYPHSRSRVFSFVDSITTGGDLNFQVKQALYSLGSGGIFGVGIGNSMQSNLFLPEAYGDFIFAILGEELGLIGSIAVLIAYLVLLVCGILVAKKTKDQFGKLLAFGITISIVFYAFMNVAVTTGVLPTTGLPLPFISYGGTSLIFLCVSVGILINIAFTNHMRQNGVIHIQDQNPVQGISR, encoded by the coding sequence ATGAAAAAATTAGGATTGACAATTTTCTTTGATGTATTTGTGCTGATGCTGCTTGGACTGACTATCGTTTTGAGCGCAAGCAGCACTTATAGCGTATTCAAATTTGATAGTGTGTTCTATTTATTTAAATCACACCTCTTCAAAGTTTTTTTAGGAATCGGTGCAATTATACTTTTTGCTTTTATTCCTTATGAATATTACAGACGATTGAGCAAGCCAGCAATTATCGCGACTGCATTTTTGCTTATAGTTACACTTCTGTTTGCGCCAAACATCAAGGGTGCGAACAGGTGGTTAAACCTTGGTATTATAACAGTCCAACCGGCTGATATTGCTAAACTTGTTCTTGTGATTCACCTTGCACTTTTATTGGAAGTCAAAGCAAACGTCATTGACAACTACAGACATGGATTTTTGTATTTGTATATCTGGATTATCGGCATTTCCGGATTGATAATGCTTCAACCAAATATAAGCAGCGGTATTATGCTGATATTAATTTCACTTACTGTTATTTATACCGGCGGTGCTAAACTTAAACATATTCTTGTTTCGATGATGTTCAGCGGTATAGTTATCGGATCTGCAGCGATGATTTATCCACATTCAAGATCAAGAGTTTTTTCTTTTGTTGATTCAATTACAACCGGTGGTGATTTAAATTTCCAGGTGAAACAAGCGCTTTACAGTCTTGGCAGTGGTGGAATTTTTGGTGTGGGAATCGGAAATAGTATGCAAAGCAATCTGTTTCTCCCCGAAGCTTACGGCGATTTTATCTTTGCAATTCTTGGTGAAGAACTCGGACTGATCGGATCAATTGCCGTTCTGATCGCGTATCTCGTGCTTTTAGTCTGCGGAATTTTAGTTGCAAAAAAAACGAAAGATCAGTTCGGAAAATTATTGGCTTTTGGAATTACGATTTCAATAGTGTTTTATGCTTTTATGAATGTTGCTGTAACTACAGGAGTTCTGCCAACTACCGGACTTCCGCTGCCATTTATAAGCTACGGCGGAACTTCATTGATATTTCTTTGTGTGAGTGTTGGAATACTGATCAACATTGCTTTTACAAATCACATGCGGCAGAATGGTGTAATTCATATCCAGGATCAAAATCCTGTTCAAGGAATTAGCAGATGA
- a CDS encoding CPXCG motif-containing cysteine-rich protein — MQTDDVINWICQYCGEENELWVDLTIKGNQDLIEDCEVCCRPNRILIKHDKEDEEYIFVESRITDE, encoded by the coding sequence ATGCAAACAGATGATGTAATAAATTGGATTTGTCAGTACTGTGGTGAAGAAAACGAATTGTGGGTTGATCTGACAATTAAGGGTAATCAGGATCTAATTGAAGATTGCGAAGTATGCTGCAGACCAAACAGAATTCTGATTAAACACGACAAGGAAGACGAAGAGTACATATTCGTTGAGTCACGTATTACTGACGAATAA
- the murD gene encoding UDP-N-acetylmuramoyl-L-alanine--D-glutamate ligase → MDIKGKKISVIGAARSGVGAAKLVKQLGGVPFVSDMSSKEKIYDALNQLEIEKIDFEFGGHSDRVYESSLMIVSPGVPNDSQVVKTARAKKINLVSEIEFAYHYCKGKIIAITGTNGKTTTTSLCGHVFNTCGYKTHVAGNIGLAFSEIVLDVREGEFVSLEVSSFQLDMINRFKPAAAMILNITPDHLNRYENSVDKYAQSKQRIYSNQDEKDFLILNKDSNAVMNYLADHKSKTIYFSLMDEQLNGCSLTDDKVIFKLDGKEEFICSRNDIKIRGEHNLANAMSVICAAKVFNLSNEGIIKGLQTFESVEHRLELVRQINDVKYINDSKATNVDSVWYALKSFDEPILLILGGQDKGNDYNQIKELVLQKVKKIYAIGSSAEKVFNFFHHDVKVEIEKSLEDAVKNSGREAHSGDVVLLSPACASFDMFNNYEHRGKVFKEAVNKL, encoded by the coding sequence ATGGACATAAAAGGCAAGAAAATATCTGTAATAGGAGCTGCAAGAAGTGGTGTCGGTGCCGCTAAACTGGTCAAGCAGCTTGGAGGTGTTCCATTTGTCAGCGATATGAGTTCGAAGGAAAAAATATATGATGCACTGAATCAACTCGAAATTGAAAAAATTGATTTTGAGTTCGGGGGACACTCGGACAGAGTATATGAATCATCGCTTATGATTGTCAGTCCGGGTGTTCCCAACGATTCACAGGTTGTGAAGACCGCACGAGCTAAAAAAATTAATTTAGTCAGTGAGATTGAGTTTGCATATCATTATTGCAAAGGCAAAATTATTGCCATAACAGGAACTAATGGTAAAACAACTACCACAAGTTTATGCGGACATGTTTTTAACACTTGTGGTTACAAAACTCATGTTGCAGGAAATATTGGTTTGGCATTTAGTGAAATCGTGCTTGATGTCAGAGAAGGTGAATTCGTTTCTCTTGAAGTTTCAAGCTTTCAACTGGATATGATAAATAGATTTAAACCTGCGGCAGCAATGATTCTGAATATTACACCCGATCATTTGAACAGATATGAGAACAGTGTTGATAAATATGCACAGTCAAAGCAAAGGATTTATTCAAACCAGGACGAAAAAGATTTTTTGATACTGAATAAAGACAGTAATGCTGTAATGAATTATTTAGCTGATCATAAAAGTAAAACGATTTATTTCTCTTTAATGGATGAACAGTTAAACGGATGTTCTTTAACTGATGATAAAGTAATTTTTAAACTTGATGGTAAAGAAGAATTTATCTGTTCCAGAAACGATATTAAAATCAGAGGTGAACACAACCTTGCAAACGCAATGTCAGTTATCTGCGCTGCAAAAGTATTTAATCTTAGTAACGAAGGAATCATAAAAGGACTTCAAACATTCGAAAGTGTTGAACATCGTTTAGAACTTGTGAGGCAGATTAATGACGTTAAATATATAAATGATTCAAAAGCAACGAATGTTGATTCTGTATGGTATGCATTAAAAAGTTTTGATGAACCAATTTTACTGATACTTGGCGGGCAGGATAAAGGAAACGATTATAATCAGATAAAAGAACTTGTTCTTCAGAAAGTAAAAAAGATTTATGCAATTGGTTCTTCAGCAGAAAAAGTATTCAACTTCTTTCATCATGATGTAAAAGTTGAAATTGAAAAATCACTTGAAGATGCTGTTAAAAATTCGGGCAGGGAAGCACACAGCGGTGATGTGGTTTTACTGTCACCGGCTTGTGCAAGTTTTGATATGTTTAATAACTATGAACATCGTGGAAAAGTTTTTAAAGAGGCTGTAAACAAACTATAA
- a CDS encoding AAA family ATPase, with protein MNEQIISDSTIQLTRERLNEFIKQNPPLTNKIIATNTGLSHGTVSLFRNNKYSGNNAEVASLIENYLDIEKSIETRISRGHLKFAMTTAAKSIFTIANYALTEGKIGVITGVAGCGKTIAVQEYKKKNPTVILIEVSPIVTQKFLIQQIAQELKIPLYTYKNESSKIVPSFNLFSEIVDKLRDTRRLLIIDESENNTVSCLEVIRRIQDFTSIGMLLVGTKKLLDRLRGPRRELQQLFSRVGIQKDIDLLQRSDVKAILSVNYSEALKYADNFLQVSKNNGRLLEHLITLVKKTVQETGDELSTDLIDEAAASLLT; from the coding sequence ATGAATGAACAAATAATCAGCGATTCTACAATACAACTTACAAGAGAAAGACTTAATGAATTCATTAAGCAAAATCCTCCCCTAACAAATAAAATTATTGCAACTAATACAGGACTCTCGCATGGTACAGTTTCACTATTCAGAAACAACAAATATTCTGGAAACAACGCAGAGGTTGCGTCGTTAATTGAAAACTATCTTGATATTGAAAAATCAATCGAGACCAGGATAAGCAGAGGACATCTAAAATTTGCAATGACAACCGCAGCAAAAAGCATTTTCACAATTGCAAACTATGCTTTAACAGAAGGGAAGATCGGTGTTATAACCGGTGTAGCCGGTTGTGGTAAAACTATTGCAGTTCAAGAATATAAGAAAAAAAATCCAACCGTAATATTAATTGAAGTATCCCCGATAGTAACTCAGAAATTTTTGATTCAGCAAATAGCACAAGAGTTGAAAATACCTTTATACACTTACAAAAATGAATCGTCTAAAATTGTTCCAAGCTTTAACCTTTTCAGTGAAATTGTTGATAAGTTGAGGGATACCAGAAGACTTTTAATAATTGATGAGAGTGAAAATAACACTGTCTCTTGTTTGGAAGTAATAAGAAGAATACAAGATTTTACGAGTATTGGGATGTTACTTGTCGGAACGAAAAAATTATTAGACCGCCTCCGCGGTCCGAGAAGAGAGCTACAGCAACTTTTTTCGAGAGTCGGCATTCAAAAAGATATAGACTTGCTTCAACGTAGTGATGTTAAAGCGATTTTATCAGTTAACTATTCTGAAGCATTAAAGTATGCAGATAATTTTTTGCAAGTCAGCAAGAACAACGGAAGGTTACTCGAACATCTTATTACATTGGTAAAGAAAACAGTCCAAGAAACAGGCGATGAACTGTCAACTGATCTAATCGACGAAGCAGCTGCTTCATTGTTAACTTAA
- the ftsZ gene encoding cell division protein FtsZ has translation MIKFATLDREKPMSAVLKVIGVGGGGCNALGSMIARGLNGVEYVAVNTDAQVLESSKAHHKIQVGTNITRGLGAGADPNIGRKAVEEDRDKIASVLSGSDMVFITAGMGGGTGTGGAPIIASVAQSIGALVVGIVTKPFRWEGKTRMINADEGIKELRKHVDSLIVIPNERILNILDGNINAFAAFDKPNEVLYEATRGIADIITVEGLINVDFADVRAVMNQSGEALMGCGIASGENRAIEAAQKAISSPLLEGVNIRGAKSVLLNISGSSNLTLQEINEGNNVIFEAAGEEANVIFGCVRKEEMNDYVSYTVIATGFDSARKTFAQSNFKSQAKKSGEQLSFRGGFNFMDASTIDKDDLDVPTILRVKNNPAQPEEPENEEPENSLSEKASRYSWAKEKMEQKDPNKKSNDDDDESSSFLRMIMD, from the coding sequence ATGATAAAGTTCGCCACTCTCGATAGAGAAAAACCAATGTCTGCCGTTCTCAAAGTAATTGGAGTCGGAGGCGGAGGATGCAATGCTCTGGGAAGTATGATTGCCAGAGGTTTAAATGGTGTTGAGTATGTTGCTGTTAATACCGATGCACAGGTGTTGGAAAGCAGTAAGGCACATCACAAAATTCAGGTTGGAACAAATATTACGCGAGGTTTGGGTGCTGGTGCTGATCCTAATATCGGCAGAAAAGCGGTTGAAGAAGACCGGGATAAAATTGCTTCAGTACTTTCAGGAAGTGATATGGTATTCATTACTGCAGGAATGGGTGGCGGAACAGGAACAGGTGGCGCGCCAATTATCGCATCTGTTGCACAAAGTATCGGGGCGTTAGTCGTTGGAATTGTTACTAAACCTTTTCGATGGGAAGGTAAAACACGAATGATAAATGCTGATGAAGGAATTAAAGAATTAAGAAAACATGTTGACAGTTTAATAGTTATTCCTAATGAAAGAATATTGAATATTCTTGATGGTAACATAAATGCGTTTGCCGCATTCGACAAACCAAATGAAGTACTCTATGAAGCAACAAGAGGTATTGCTGATATAATTACTGTTGAAGGATTAATCAATGTTGATTTTGCAGATGTTCGTGCGGTAATGAATCAAAGCGGCGAAGCTTTAATGGGTTGCGGAATCGCAAGCGGTGAAAATCGTGCAATCGAAGCAGCTCAAAAAGCAATTTCAAGTCCTCTTCTCGAAGGCGTGAACATCAGAGGTGCGAAGAGTGTACTGCTGAATATTTCAGGATCCAGCAATCTCACACTTCAGGAAATTAATGAAGGTAATAATGTAATCTTCGAAGCTGCTGGTGAGGAAGCAAATGTTATCTTCGGATGTGTAAGAAAAGAGGAAATGAATGACTACGTTTCTTACACCGTGATAGCAACTGGTTTTGACAGTGCAAGAAAAACTTTTGCTCAAAGTAACTTTAAATCCCAGGCGAAGAAATCCGGCGAACAATTAAGCTTCAGAGGTGGATTTAATTTTATGGATGCTTCGACGATTGATAAAGACGATCTGGATGTTCCAACTATTCTGCGGGTAAAAAATAATCCGGCGCAGCCTGAAGAACCTGAAAATGAAGAACCCGAAAATTCACTATCCGAAAAAGCTTCGCGATATAGCTGGGCGAAGGAAAAGATGGAACAAAAAGATCCAAATAAAAAATCCAATGACGATGATGATGAAAGTTCATCGTTCCTGCGGATGATTATGGATTAG
- the murG gene encoding undecaprenyldiphospho-muramoylpentapeptide beta-N-acetylglucosaminyltransferase, with protein MSNVQTKYRFLFAGGGTGGHLFPAIAVAEQIKEIKPEADILFIGTKERIEGRVVPKLGFKFRSIWIKGFSRKINIENLLFPVKLFVSMIQSLLINMSFKPKVAIGSGGYVAGPAIWAANVMGAKIILLEQNSYPGVTTRLLEKYADEVHLSFLESEKYLRKKNIHHNTGNPVRENLGRLDRFAALKIFGLSNEKKTLLVLGGSLGARTINEAMSVSMNTLKESDIQVIWQTGKNYYDQFKHISNDSIKVYDFIEDMNAAYSVCDLLLARAGATTIAEMLNLGIPAILVPSPNVAENHQYHNAKSLADNHAAILIEDEKLKTELLRNVLALLNSESSLSEIRTNALKMAKPDAAKVIAKNAINFAEAV; from the coding sequence ATGAGTAATGTTCAAACCAAATACCGTTTTTTATTTGCTGGTGGTGGTACCGGTGGTCATCTCTTTCCGGCGATCGCTGTTGCAGAACAAATCAAAGAAATAAAACCAGAAGCTGATATTCTTTTTATTGGTACAAAGGAAAGGATTGAAGGTCGGGTTGTTCCGAAGCTTGGCTTTAAATTCAGATCCATCTGGATAAAAGGATTTTCAAGAAAAATTAATATTGAGAATCTGTTATTCCCTGTAAAACTTTTTGTTTCGATGATTCAATCGTTATTGATAAATATGTCATTCAAACCTAAAGTTGCCATTGGCTCAGGTGGATATGTTGCTGGTCCTGCAATATGGGCTGCTAATGTTATGGGAGCTAAAATTATTCTGCTTGAACAAAACAGTTATCCGGGAGTGACAACCCGCTTACTGGAAAAATATGCTGATGAGGTTCATCTGAGTTTTCTGGAATCAGAAAAATATTTGAGGAAGAAAAATATTCATCATAATACAGGTAATCCAGTAAGAGAAAATCTTGGAAGATTAGACAGGTTCGCTGCCCTGAAAATATTTGGATTATCCAATGAAAAAAAAACTTTACTCGTACTTGGCGGAAGCCTTGGAGCAAGAACAATTAATGAAGCGATGTCAGTTAGTATGAATACTTTAAAAGAAAGTGATATCCAGGTAATATGGCAAACCGGAAAAAATTATTATGATCAGTTCAAACATATCAGCAACGATTCAATAAAAGTTTATGACTTCATCGAAGATATGAATGCTGCTTACTCAGTCTGTGATCTTCTTCTTGCAAGAGCCGGTGCAACCACAATTGCTGAAATGTTGAATCTTGGAATTCCTGCGATACTTGTTCCGTCACCAAATGTTGCGGAGAATCATCAATATCATAATGCAAAATCGTTAGCAGATAACCACGCCGCTATTCTAATTGAAGATGAAAAACTGAAAACTGAATTACTCAGGAATGTGCTTGCGCTTTTGAATTCAGAGAGTTCGCTTTCAGAAATAAGAACAAATGCTTTGAAGATGGCAAAGCCGGATGCTGCAAAAGTGATAGCAAAGAACGCAATAAATTTTGCGGAGGCAGTTTGA